The following are from one region of the Nitrososphaerota archaeon genome:
- a CDS encoding 30S ribosomal protein S4, producing MGDPKRQRKKYEGPAHPWRADVLSEELKLLGEFGLRNKRELWRATSTLRKYRAIARKLFALTGEKREKLEKILINKLVKLGVLQPGATLDDILSLTVRDFLKRRLQTVLYDLGYAKTIYHARQLITHGHVLIGDKKIKSPSYHVKRGEEGKIKVRIPIEANIKK from the coding sequence ATGGGGGATCCGAAAAGACAAAGAAAAAAATATGAAGGGCCAGCTCATCCTTGGAGAGCAGATGTTTTAAGCGAGGAACTTAAATTATTAGGGGAATTTGGATTAAGAAATAAAAGAGAATTATGGAGAGCTACTAGTACTTTAAGAAAATATAGAGCTATTGCTAGAAAACTTTTTGCATTAACTGGAGAGAAAAGAGAGAAACTTGAAAAAATACTTATAAACAAATTAGTTAAATTAGGTGTTTTGCAACCAGGAGCAACATTAGATGATATTTTAAGTTTAACTGTAAGAGATTTCTTAAAAAGAAGATTACAAACAGTTTTATATGATCTTGGATATGCTAAAACAATTTATCATGCAAGACAATTAATAACGCATGGACATGTATTAATAGGAGATAAAAAAATAAAATCCCCTAGTTATCATGTTAAAAGAGGAGAAGAGGGGAAAATTAAAGTAAGAATACCTATTGAAGCTAATATTAAAAAATAA
- a CDS encoding class II glutamine amidotransferase, which yields MCRLFGFISIKPSNAKEFLIDSECSLYTQSYINKNSKQSDGWGIAYYKGTKPIVYKSINPIYNEKDKFLNVLNKISSRIILAHIRKASNPKRLPIEKLLTIENVQPFYYKNYVFIHNGTINIPDCVISELGNYKKMVKSLNDSETYFWYIIKKLEEEKLNLVEALIDFEEFLWDKWNSISIKEFKNPYSSLNSIFTDGKKVYAICKYNEGNGTSLCFKDQPYFEMCYKVNKEFLIISSEKIDNSGEWKALKNNEFLIAQIIDKEIVFQVDKIF from the coding sequence ATGTGTAGACTATTTGGCTTTATATCTATTAAACCTAGCAATGCTAAGGAATTTCTTATAGATTCAGAATGTTCACTATATACTCAGAGTTATATTAATAAGAATAGTAAGCAATCTGATGGATGGGGCATAGCTTACTATAAAGGTACAAAACCTATAGTTTATAAAAGTATAAATCCTATATACAATGAAAAAGATAAATTCTTAAATGTCTTGAATAAAATTTCCTCAAGAATAATTTTAGCACATATAAGAAAAGCAAGCAATCCTAAGCGCTTACCTATTGAAAAGCTACTTACTATAGAAAATGTTCAACCTTTCTATTATAAAAACTATGTATTTATACATAATGGAACAATAAATATTCCCGATTGTGTTATTTCAGAATTAGGAAATTATAAGAAAATGGTTAAAAGCTTAAATGATAGTGAAACATATTTCTGGTATATCATAAAAAAATTAGAAGAAGAAAAATTGAATCTAGTTGAAGCATTGATCGATTTTGAGGAATTTTTATGGGATAAATGGAATTCTATTAGTATTAAAGAATTTAAAAATCCATATAGTTCTTTAAATTCTATTTTTACTGATGGAAAAAAAGTTTATGCAATATGTAAATACAATGAAGGCAATGGTACTTCTTTATGTTTTAAAGATCAACCATATTTTGAAATGTGTTATAAAGTAAATAAAGAATTTCTCATAATTTCATCTGAGAAAATAGATAATAGTGGCGAATGGAAAGCTTTAAAAAATAATGAATTTTTAATAGCTCAAATTATAGATAAAGAAATAGTTTTTCAAGTAGATAAAATATTTTAA
- a CDS encoding winged helix-turn-helix domain-containing protein, with protein sequence MVDLVSIFNSKAQVKLLQFLLDNPNKIVTQNFIAKLLNLSPSTIARVIQPLEKENIIKIEEVKKMKVITLNTENEITKILIEFNSKIKNIKK encoded by the coding sequence ATGGTTGATTTAGTATCAATATTTAATAGCAAAGCTCAAGTAAAGCTTTTGCAATTTTTATTAGATAATCCAAATAAAATCGTAACTCAAAATTTTATAGCAAAATTGCTTAATCTTTCTCCATCAACTATTGCAAGAGTTATTCAACCTCTCGAAAAGGAAAATATAATAAAAATAGAAGAAGTTAAAAAAATGAAAGTTATTACTTTAAATACAGAAAATGAAATAACAAAAATTTTAATAGAATTTAATTCAAAAATCAAAAATATTAAAAAATAA
- a CDS encoding ABC transporter substrate-binding protein, whose protein sequence is MKKRVLSLLILCFLMIISTNLLFPINAQEEQKFEPYGPRVDFVVCRIYTNELAESFALRAGEIDLMDWPVAPDLVPEFKEDPNIKLYPYEEFGMFEIDINHRRWPTSDVNFRRALAHLVDKEKLVSEVVKGFGKVMDSVLTDVWGVFYNPNVPKYEYNPAKAAEILDKAGFVKGPDGWRIDPKTGKKLDPIVFYVRVDHIPRKTAGEWLAAEMQKIGIPVDLHVVERKVCFQKVMVEYDYHLYTGGWSLGRDPDHLYDLYHSSMDVYPEPWANNYPGFRNAEYDKAAEKVKWGETFEEVKEGAWEAQRIFMDQVGVIPLYQSAAVIGASAKWEGWVNMKGYGVGTGAGAWWSLMNAHPKDLPFGGTLRFGFKSEPEDLNPIRGMWVWDWYVLQMIYEGVPYAVNPYTLEDFPWTGTWKTEPWEYKPGEKGMKITFKLAENMTFHDGKPVTAEDVKFTYDFFMKYQPPRYLPVIEKLVKVEAPDKYTVVLYCNVSSYLLLHTISTIILPKHIWEKVGEKWTTYDCVAEGTLIGSGPFMFVEYKPGEYVLLKAFKDYFRRHPDKKISAKAVSVPSTIAAGQKPSVTIQAIDYSGKPITGDAKVTLSVAGQIVEMRHIGGGVWEATLPALSEGSYTLEFNVVWKSPIGDYSTKLTSSLTVSAVAPITTATLPTVAPITGPAPSAGVDIALGIIVFAIVLLAIGFVISRLKVAPTAPPAPKSA, encoded by the coding sequence ATGAAAAAAAGAGTATTATCTCTATTAATACTTTGCTTTCTAATGATAATTTCAACAAATTTATTATTTCCAATAAATGCTCAGGAAGAGCAAAAATTTGAACCATATGGACCAAGAGTAGATTTTGTAGTTTGCAGAATATATACTAATGAACTTGCTGAAAGTTTTGCTTTAAGAGCTGGAGAAATAGATTTGATGGATTGGCCAGTAGCACCAGACCTTGTACCAGAATTTAAAGAAGACCCAAACATTAAACTTTATCCATATGAAGAATTTGGAATGTTTGAAATAGATATAAATCATAGAAGATGGCCAACAAGTGATGTAAACTTTAGAAGAGCATTAGCTCATTTAGTAGATAAAGAAAAATTAGTCTCTGAAGTTGTTAAAGGATTTGGAAAAGTTATGGATTCGGTTTTAACTGATGTATGGGGTGTATTTTATAATCCAAATGTTCCAAAATATGAATATAATCCAGCTAAAGCAGCTGAGATACTTGATAAAGCAGGATTTGTTAAAGGTCCAGATGGATGGAGAATAGATCCGAAAACAGGTAAAAAATTAGATCCAATAGTTTTCTATGTTAGAGTAGATCATATACCAAGAAAAACTGCTGGAGAATGGCTTGCAGCAGAAATGCAGAAAATAGGGATACCTGTTGATTTACATGTTGTTGAAAGAAAAGTTTGTTTCCAAAAAGTAATGGTTGAATATGATTATCATCTCTATACTGGAGGGTGGAGCTTAGGAAGAGATCCAGATCATTTGTACGATCTATACCATTCATCTATGGATGTTTATCCAGAACCTTGGGCAAATAATTATCCAGGATTTAGAAATGCTGAATATGATAAAGCTGCTGAGAAAGTTAAATGGGGTGAAACTTTTGAAGAAGTAAAAGAGGGTGCTTGGGAAGCACAAAGAATATTTATGGATCAAGTAGGAGTTATACCACTATATCAAAGTGCAGCTGTAATTGGTGCAAGTGCTAAATGGGAAGGATGGGTAAACATGAAGGGCTATGGTGTTGGTACTGGTGCTGGAGCATGGTGGAGCCTAATGAATGCTCATCCGAAGGATTTACCATTTGGTGGAACACTTAGATTTGGATTTAAGAGTGAACCTGAAGATTTAAATCCTATTAGAGGAATGTGGGTTTGGGATTGGTATGTTTTACAAATGATTTATGAAGGTGTTCCTTATGCTGTAAATCCATATACATTAGAAGATTTTCCATGGACAGGTACCTGGAAAACTGAACCTTGGGAATATAAGCCGGGAGAAAAGGGCATGAAGATAACATTTAAATTAGCTGAAAATATGACTTTCCACGATGGAAAACCTGTTACAGCTGAAGATGTTAAATTCACATATGATTTCTTTATGAAATATCAACCTCCAAGATATTTACCGGTAATCGAAAAACTTGTTAAAGTTGAAGCTCCAGATAAGTATACAGTAGTACTTTATTGTAATGTTTCAAGTTATCTATTATTGCATACTATTTCAACGATAATATTACCTAAGCATATATGGGAAAAAGTTGGTGAAAAATGGACCACATATGATTGTGTTGCAGAAGGCACATTGATTGGTTCAGGACCATTCATGTTTGTTGAATATAAACCGGGAGAATATGTTTTGCTAAAAGCTTTTAAAGATTACTTTAGAAGGCATCCAGACAAAAAGATTTCAGCTAAAGCAGTATCAGTTCCATCAACTATTGCCGCAGGACAGAAACCTTCAGTAACTATTCAAGCTATAGATTATTCAGGAAAGCCTATAACTGGAGATGCAAAAGTAACTTTAAGTGTTGCTGGGCAAATTGTTGAAATGAGACATATTGGAGGAGGAGTATGGGAAGCAACTTTACCAGCTTTGAGTGAAGGTTCCTATACTTTAGAATTTAATGTTGTTTGGAAGAGTCCAATAGGAGATTATTCTACAAAATTAACTTCTTCATTAACTGTTAGCGCTGTTGCACCTATTACAACAGCTACTTTACCGACTGTTGCACCAATAACTGGTCCAGCTCCAAGTGCAGGTGTAGATATAGCATTAGGAATTATAGTATTTGCAATAGTTCTTTTGGCTATAGGATTTGTAATAAGTAGATTAAAAGTAGCACCTACAGCACCACCAGCTCCAAAATCAGCTTAA
- a CDS encoding ABC transporter permease: MGLRKYIVRRTIYTIVLIYVVLTVNFIIFQLMPADPVTIIASSLRLKPEQAKRLVEIFGLNEPLYIRYIKYIKNMFLWEFGYSYYSQHPVIDEIMERLPNTILLLGVSTIFAIIFGVFTGVYAAAKRGEKLDLSIMTSSLIISNLPVFWTGMIFLYVFGFIFKIFPLGGTISPPSPTNPLTDPLSITIDILWHLFLPGFTLFLFSYGAYTLLMRSTMIESLTEDYITTARAKGVDERTVLFKHAFRNASLPLVTNIALSFASIISGAIATETVFSWHGMGLLTWDAVMQADYPVLQAIFYMFALSTIFANFIADILYGFIDPRIKYE; encoded by the coding sequence ATGGGTTTAAGAAAATACATAGTTAGAAGAACTATATACACGATTGTATTAATATATGTAGTTTTAACGGTTAATTTTATTATTTTTCAATTAATGCCAGCAGATCCTGTTACAATTATAGCCAGTTCTCTTAGGCTTAAACCTGAACAAGCAAAAAGATTAGTAGAAATATTTGGATTAAATGAACCCCTTTATATAAGATATATAAAATATATTAAAAATATGTTTTTATGGGAATTTGGCTATTCTTATTATTCTCAACATCCAGTAATAGATGAAATAATGGAAAGACTTCCCAATACAATTTTATTGCTTGGTGTTTCAACAATTTTTGCAATAATATTTGGAGTATTTACTGGAGTTTATGCTGCTGCTAAAAGAGGGGAAAAACTTGATTTAAGTATAATGACAAGTTCTCTTATAATTAGCAATTTACCTGTTTTCTGGACAGGAATGATTTTTCTTTATGTTTTTGGTTTTATATTTAAAATATTTCCATTGGGAGGGACAATTAGCCCTCCATCTCCAACTAATCCTCTTACAGATCCATTAAGCATTACGATAGATATTTTGTGGCATTTATTCCTTCCGGGATTCACATTATTCTTATTTAGTTATGGAGCGTATACTTTATTAATGAGAAGCACTATGATTGAGAGTCTTACAGAGGATTATATAACAACTGCTAGAGCAAAAGGGGTTGATGAAAGAACTGTACTTTTTAAACATGCTTTTAGGAATGCCTCTCTTCCATTAGTAACAAATATTGCATTATCTTTTGCTAGTATAATAAGTGGTGCAATAGCTACAGAAACGGTTTTCTCATGGCATGGCATGGGTTTATTAACATGGGATGCAGTAATGCAAGCAGATTATCCTGTTCTTCAAGCAATATTTTACATGTTTGCATTATCAACAATTTTTGCAAATTTTATTGCAGATATTCTTTATGGCTTTATAGATCCTAGGATAAAATATGAATAG
- a CDS encoding 30S ribosomal protein S11: MSDTEVTQKRKAKKGIWGIAHIYSSYNNIIVHITDLTGAETLARASGGMFVDAGRLEPTPYAATRAATYAMEVAKSKGLIGVHIQVRAPGGAKARTPGPGTQAAIRAIARSGVEIGRIEDVTPLPHDSIRKKGGRRGRRV, from the coding sequence ATGAGTGATACAGAAGTAACTCAAAAAAGGAAAGCTAAAAAAGGAATATGGGGAATAGCTCATATATATTCTTCTTATAATAATATAATTGTACATATAACTGATTTAACAGGTGCAGAAACTCTTGCAAGAGCATCAGGTGGAATGTTTGTTGATGCTGGAAGACTTGAACCAACACCTTATGCAGCAACAAGAGCTGCAACATATGCGATGGAAGTAGCTAAAAGTAAAGGGCTTATAGGAGTGCATATTCAAGTAAGAGCTCCCGGAGGAGCTAAAGCACGTACTCCTGGTCCAGGAACTCAAGCAGCTATTAGAGCGATAGCACGTTCAGGAGTAGAAATAGGTAGAATAGAAGATGTTACACCTCTTCCGCACGATTCAATAAGAAAGAAAGGCGGTAGAAGAGGAAGAAGAGTATAG
- a CDS encoding 30S ribosomal protein S13 has protein sequence MSNEFKRIVRVLGTDLDGSLKVPYALSRIKGVGIFLGYAISRALNINPDERIGFLSENQIQKIEDAISNPLAYGIPSWLLNRRRDLKTGKDLHLHGSDLVLTIKEDIEREKKIKSWRGVRHSLGLKVRGQRTKTTGRKHAAVGVLRRAVAQAQAQTEKKEKKEKKE, from the coding sequence ATGTCGAATGAATTTAAACGTATAGTTAGAGTGTTAGGTACAGACTTAGATGGTTCTCTAAAAGTGCCTTATGCTTTATCAAGAATTAAAGGTGTGGGAATATTTTTAGGATATGCTATTTCAAGAGCTTTAAATATAAATCCAGATGAAAGAATTGGATTTTTATCTGAAAATCAAATTCAAAAAATTGAAGATGCAATTTCAAACCCTTTAGCATATGGTATTCCTTCATGGTTATTGAATAGAAGAAGAGATTTAAAAACTGGAAAAGACTTACATTTGCATGGATCAGATTTAGTATTAACAATTAAAGAAGATATTGAAAGAGAAAAGAAAATTAAATCATGGAGAGGGGTAAGGCATTCATTAGGATTAAAAGTTAGAGGACAAAGAACTAAAACTACTGGAAGAAAACATGCTGCTGTAGGAGTTTTAAGAAGAGCAGTAGCTCAAGCACAAGCTCAAACTGAAAAGAAAGAGAAAAAGGAAAAGAAAGAATAA
- a CDS encoding DJ-1/PfpI family protein: MKKVFIAISLIVVVTILLSMLIIFYYKPIKKIEGGINLSGLKVVMIIAEKDFRDEELQKPKEILEKYGAKVVIASSTTNIATGMLGMKIKPDILINEINIEEYNAIIFIGGSGASQYWNDPIAHSIAKEAIKKDKILCAICIAPVTLANAGVLQGKKATVWPSEAEKIKNMGAIYTGASVEIDGKIITANGPAAAEEFGEAIAKALVSKK, from the coding sequence ATGAAGAAAGTTTTTATAGCAATTTCTTTAATAGTAGTTGTAACAATATTATTAAGCATGTTAATTATATTCTATTATAAACCTATTAAAAAAATTGAAGGAGGAATAAATTTAAGTGGTTTAAAAGTTGTTATGATAATTGCTGAAAAAGATTTTCGAGATGAAGAACTTCAAAAACCTAAAGAAATACTTGAAAAATATGGAGCGAAGGTAGTAATAGCTTCTTCAACAACTAATATTGCTACAGGAATGCTTGGGATGAAAATAAAACCAGATATTCTAATAAATGAAATTAATATTGAAGAATATAATGCAATTATTTTTATAGGGGGTTCTGGCGCCTCTCAATATTGGAATGATCCAATAGCTCATTCTATAGCTAAAGAAGCTATTAAAAAAGATAAAATTCTATGTGCTATATGTATAGCACCAGTTACTTTAGCAAATGCAGGAGTATTGCAAGGAAAAAAAGCTACAGTATGGCCTTCTGAAGCAGAAAAAATAAAAAACATGGGAGCTATTTATACTGGTGCAAGTGTTGAAATAGATGGAAAAATTATAACTGCTAATGGTCCAGCAGCTGCAGAAGAATTTGGTGAAGCAATAGCTAAAGCTTTAGTTTCTAAAAAATAA
- a CDS encoding ROK family protein, whose amino-acid sequence MIKKYIIGVDLGATNVRVALANNEGKILNKIIEKTEKEKGAEAISKQIIRLTYSLIKSIKKEDIIGIGIGSIGPLDLKKGGLLKTPNIPQYDFIPLVEPIKEEFKINVELLNDCNAAVLGEKFFGAGKDIDNLVYVTFSTGIGGGAIVDGKLLLGKDGNAAEVGHITIDFEGKLKCGCGKRGHWEAYCSGANIPNFIKIFLEKINEEEKKKSLLLKYSNYNIDNISAKILYDAAKEKDEISMKIVEEIGRLNAIGIANLINVYDPSLITIGGAIALKNKELVINPIKKYVKDYAVNRLPEIIITPLGDEIVLYGTIAAILNKYK is encoded by the coding sequence ATGATTAAAAAGTATATCATTGGAGTTGATTTAGGAGCTACCAATGTTAGAGTTGCTTTAGCTAATAATGAAGGGAAAATATTAAATAAAATTATTGAAAAAACTGAAAAAGAGAAAGGTGCTGAAGCAATAAGTAAGCAAATTATAAGATTAACATATTCATTAATAAAATCTATTAAAAAAGAAGATATTATAGGAATTGGAATCGGATCTATTGGACCATTAGATTTAAAAAAAGGAGGATTACTTAAAACACCAAATATTCCTCAATATGATTTTATTCCATTAGTTGAACCAATAAAAGAGGAATTTAAAATAAATGTAGAGTTATTAAATGATTGTAATGCTGCTGTTCTTGGAGAAAAATTTTTTGGTGCAGGAAAAGATATTGATAATTTAGTATATGTAACTTTTAGTACTGGAATAGGTGGTGGAGCAATAGTAGATGGAAAATTATTGCTTGGGAAAGATGGAAATGCTGCTGAAGTAGGACATATAACAATAGATTTTGAAGGGAAACTTAAATGTGGATGTGGAAAAAGAGGACATTGGGAAGCATATTGTTCAGGAGCGAATATTCCAAATTTTATTAAAATTTTTCTTGAGAAAATAAATGAAGAGGAAAAGAAAAAAAGTTTGTTATTAAAATACTCTAATTATAATATTGATAATATTTCAGCAAAAATACTTTATGATGCAGCTAAAGAAAAAGATGAAATTTCAATGAAAATAGTTGAAGAAATAGGTAGATTAAATGCTATAGGTATAGCAAATTTAATAAATGTATATGATCCAAGTTTAATTACAATAGGTGGAGCGATAGCTCTTAAAAATAAAGAACTTGTTATAAATCCAATTAAAAAATACGTAAAAGATTATGCAGTAAATAGACTTCCGGAAATAATAATAACTCCTCTTGGTGATGAAATAGTTCTTTATGGAACAATAGCAGCTATCTTAAATAAATATAAATAA
- a CDS encoding ABC transporter permease, whose translation MLSIFKIFGDQRTYRKIIRNIKNFWNSFKRNKKGVVGLAILLFFIIIAILAPILAPHDPLNDYYVAGHRAVPEWIAPFLGSYSLNMFPIKDPKFLSENALNEWDISLPHGSLFEVSSSYSKITITPDMQKILALPKEQNVLGSIHISLKKTSKESFSLKTINISKTFNYEYSAPPKKFTCSFMALKEGSEDIYVTINYFIITPKYGKVILLSKRLSENSWLIQNVDSHSSDVKRNVGKLVGDPTGILTEVPPTLFTSKGKYTFGIQIDLYDESKNESSVDIYLTNMNIKLLGSAYGVLGTDWAGRDLYSQLLYGSRTTLYIAFLCAFLSVGIGLVVGLVSGYVGGLTDEISMRFTDVLLTLPYLPLVLVLMAVLGAKIENLIILLGFLGWMGFARMVRSQTLSLKERAFVEASRALGASTGHIIVKHILPNVMGLVYVALALNVPTIIVAEAWLSFLGLGDPNRVTWGKMIFEAEINHALTEFNWILPPGICIGLISLSFVLIGYSLDEILNPRLRKR comes from the coding sequence ATGTTAAGCATATTTAAAATTTTTGGAGATCAAAGAACTTATAGAAAAATTATTAGAAATATAAAGAATTTTTGGAATAGTTTTAAAAGAAATAAGAAAGGAGTTGTTGGTCTAGCCATATTATTATTTTTTATTATAATAGCTATTTTAGCTCCAATTTTAGCTCCTCATGATCCTTTAAATGATTATTATGTAGCTGGTCATAGAGCTGTTCCTGAATGGATTGCACCATTTTTAGGATCATATAGTTTAAACATGTTTCCAATAAAAGATCCAAAATTTCTTTCAGAAAACGCTTTAAATGAATGGGATATTTCTTTACCACATGGAAGTTTATTTGAAGTTTCTTCATCTTATTCAAAAATTACAATTACTCCTGATATGCAAAAAATTTTAGCTTTACCTAAAGAACAAAATGTTTTAGGAAGCATACATATAAGTCTTAAAAAAACTTCTAAAGAATCATTTTCATTAAAAACAATCAATATTAGTAAAACTTTTAATTATGAATATTCTGCTCCACCTAAAAAATTTACATGCAGCTTTATGGCTCTAAAAGAAGGGTCTGAAGATATATATGTTACAATAAACTATTTTATTATTACACCTAAATATGGAAAAGTAATTTTATTATCAAAAAGATTATCTGAAAATTCATGGCTTATACAAAATGTTGATTCTCATAGTTCAGATGTAAAAAGGAATGTTGGTAAACTTGTTGGAGACCCAACTGGAATATTAACAGAAGTGCCTCCAACTCTTTTCACATCTAAGGGAAAATATACTTTTGGAATACAAATAGATTTGTATGATGAATCAAAAAATGAAAGTAGTGTAGATATTTATTTAACAAATATGAATATAAAACTCTTAGGTTCAGCATATGGAGTACTTGGAACAGATTGGGCTGGAAGAGACTTATACTCACAACTTTTATATGGTTCTAGAACAACTTTGTATATAGCTTTCTTATGTGCATTCCTATCTGTTGGTATAGGATTAGTTGTTGGTCTTGTTTCTGGATATGTTGGAGGATTAACAGATGAAATATCAATGAGGTTTACAGATGTATTATTAACTCTTCCATATCTTCCTTTAGTACTTGTTTTAATGGCTGTTTTAGGAGCTAAAATCGAAAACTTAATAATTTTACTTGGTTTTCTAGGATGGATGGGTTTTGCTAGAATGGTTAGATCTCAAACATTAAGCTTAAAAGAAAGAGCTTTTGTTGAAGCTTCAAGAGCTTTAGGAGCTTCTACTGGACATATAATTGTTAAACATATTTTACCAAATGTGATGGGATTAGTATATGTTGCATTAGCATTAAATGTTCCTACAATAATTGTAGCTGAAGCTTGGCTTAGCTTCCTTGGTTTAGGGGATCCAAATAGAGTAACATGGGGGAAAATGATTTTTGAAGCAGAAATAAATCATGCATTAACAGAATTTAATTGGATTCTTCCTCCAGGAATATGTATTGGTCTTATATCTTTATCATTTGTATTAATTGGTTATTCTTTAGATGAAATATTAAATCCAAGACTTAGAAAAAGATAA